GTTCCCCGGCCGCCGCTGCCAGGTCTGGTAGGCGAGCAGGGCGAAGGCCACGGCTTCTTTGGCCGCTCGCGGCAGCCCGAATTCCTCCGAGCGCCGCAGTCGCAAGCCCAGGTTGGCGATCTCCGCCTGGATCATCTTCACCAGGGTGGGATTGGCGGCGCCGCCGCCGGCGACGATGTACTCGCGGTAGCCGGAGTCCGTGAGCACGAAGCGCCGCAGCGCCACTTCGATGGAGCGTGCGGTCAGCGCGGTCGCGGTGGCGATCACGTCCTGCTTGCGGGCGCGGCCGCAGGCCCGCAGGAAGCGCGCCACGAACTCCCGCCCGAACTGCTCCCGCCCCGCGCTGCGCGGCGGCGCCTGCTGGAAGAAGGGCAGCTTGAGCACCTCCGCCAGCACCGGCTCGAGCACGCGTCCGCGGGCGGCCACCCGGCCGTTGCGGTCGCAGGGCTGCCCGTAGAGCCGTTCCATGGCGGCGTCGATCACCATGTTGCCCGGCCCGGTGTCGAAGGCGATGAGCTGCTGCGCGCCCGCGCCGGCGGGAATGGCGGTGAGGTTCGCGATCCCGCCCAGGTTCTGCACCACCCGCCCCAGGCGCCGGTCGCGGTAGAGCAGGTAGTCGAGGAAGGGAACCAGGGGCGCGCCCTGGCCGCCCGCCGCCATGTCAGCGGGGCGAAAGTCGGAGACC
This DNA window, taken from Terriglobales bacterium, encodes the following:
- a CDS encoding anhydro-N-acetylmuramic acid kinase, which translates into the protein MIVAGVMSGTSADGIDVAIVRALGSGWGTRFRLLAHRHFPYPPAVRRAVLAAMNASSARVADLARLNFLLGELYAAAVLAAQKRAGIRTLDLVGCHGQTLYHQGKPALYLGHRLAVTWQTGEGAVIAGRVQTPVVSDFRPADMAAGGQGAPLVPFLDYLLYRDRRLGRVVQNLGGIANLTAIPAGAGAQQLIAFDTGPGNMVIDAAMERLYGQPCDRNGRVAARGRVLEPVLAEVLKLPFFQQAPPRSAGREQFGREFVARFLRACGRARKQDVIATATALTARSIEVALRRFVLTDSGYREYIVAGGGAANPTLVKMIQAEIANLGLRLRRSEEFGLPRAAKEAVAFALLAYQTWQRRPGNVPAATGAERPAVLGKVSYP